The following proteins are co-located in the Xyrauchen texanus isolate HMW12.3.18 chromosome 41, RBS_HiC_50CHRs, whole genome shotgun sequence genome:
- the si:ch211-40k21.5 gene encoding uncharacterized protein si:ch211-40k21.5, translating to MDHVYALAAETLPKVARKRQRTEKKRERDRLRQKFRVYIGEAYFRWKALMAEKGMKNDAEVAHYLLDRVCGKQLSEDHFGAPRRKKGRPRKIIVPEIEETLNDSSQPSPDPQSPDPCQPIQDPESTDLSQGSSDTQSPYESGNVEIFGISYDLPATLPKQLNEPAQFEIKMEEFEVDVSTRSCSPSDNLNFVIKSSTSSTTTAEENEELWKAIKEEQEQIELQPEGCLHVGVSSVAPSDNEDLCSTTQEIVLEKAQKWGANNPSLTGLFRTCHQCGDPVLEFKTVQSGSLVRVQWECSKGHLMWLYPNNNPT from the exons ATGGACCATGTTTATGCTTTAGCCGCGGAGACACTACCAAAAGTGGCGAGAAAGCGACAGAGAACTGAAAAAAAGCGAGAGAGAGACCGACTGAGGCAAAAATTCAGAGTATACATCGGCGAGGCCTATTTTAGGTGGAAAGCGCTAATGGCAGAGAAAGGAATGAAGAATGACGCGGAGGTTGCTCATTATCTGCTGGACAG GGTGTGCGGTAAACAGCTTTCAGAAGACCATTTTGGGGCACCTCGCAGAAAAAAAGGAAGACCACGGAAAATAATTGTGCCGGAAATCGAG GAGACCCTGAATGATTCATCCCAGCCCAGTCCAGATCCACAATCACCAGACCCATGTCAGCCCATCCAGGACCCAGAGTCAACAGATCTCTCTCAGGGCAGTTCGGATACCCAGTCTCCTTATGAAAGTGGCAATGTAGAGATCTTTGGGATCTCTTATGACCTCCCTGCTACATTGCCGAAGCAATTA AACGAACCAGCACagtttgaaataaaaatggaagAGTTTGAAGTAGATGTCAGCACTAGATCCTGTTCTCCGTCGGACAATCTCaattttgtaattaaaagttCAACGTCAAGCACAACTACAGCAGAAGAAAACGAAGAACTCTGGAAGGCAATAAAA GAAGAACAAGAACAGATTGAACTGCAACCGGAAGGTTGTTTACATGTCGGCGTGAGTTCCGTTGCTCCATCAGACAATGAGGATCTCTGCTCAACTACACAAGAAATTGTGCTGGAAAAGGCACAGAAATGGGGGGCCAACAATCCCAGTTTGACAGGACTCTTCAGGACCTGTCATCAATGTGGAGATCCAGTTCTGGAATTCAAAACTGTACAATCGGGGAGCCTCGTCCGCGTTCAGTGGGAATGTTCGAAGGGACATCTCATGTGGCTTTACCCCAACAACAACCCAACGTAG
- the LOC127634296 gene encoding myosin light chain kinase, smooth muscle-like — MASVTNGQKKTYISTFRIDLKASTPLQTPLDMPRRIESGTNLRNREENVLKSDDTLIKRASSNIGATPHFLDPPKQAVVCVGGTARLHCDFRSSEPVASCWIHNRDKVVLEGPRIFVKSTNSSSTLVLSKVLPEDAGSYSLFVRNRGGTAHWTITLSVIDRPDPPASCPFVSQLTQTSLVLSWSGPSYDGGSAITGYVVELQRLGQTEPEDWTELANHCQNTSYYVHSGLDPQGEYRFRVRACNAAGVSDPSEESDCIKMETEDEQQQEVTSYVDVVIDTTHKVRDHYSVHEKLGVGKFGEVFRITHKQTGRVCAGKFYRARVSKAKAAARKEIKLMGEVHHPKLVQCLAAYDTPSEIVMILEYIAGGELFERIVGDNFEHTEPNSVNYIHQILEGIQYIHRKQIIHLDLKPENIVCVNRTGTLIKIIDFGLACKLESGKPLMVLHGTAEFVAPELINYEAVDLATDMWSIGVICYILLSGESPFQGSSEAETLALVTAAQWEFDPESFEDISDEAKDFISGLLTKDKSSRLSCEKALAHPWMASFGDSNRRITKSLNKDKMRKFLARQKWKKTGKALLALKRMDLSWKSDGAYSPCSSVDDRGLGKEAEQAVESLEKHMRREPHFFQALHDLTETSGATVHLACTIRGYPDPEVVWFFDEEPLAKTERVQIHYDKDGICTLTLAHVQPGDSGIYKCCASNGLGRAMCSARLTVEL, encoded by the exons ATGGCCTCTGTTACAAATGGTCAAAAGAAGACCTACATTTCTACATTCAGAATAGACCTGAAAGCTTCAACACCATTGCAGACACCATTGGACATGCCAAGGAGAATAGAAAGTGGAACCAATCTAAGGAACAGAGAAGAAAATGTCCTGAAATCAG ACGACACACTGATTAAAAGAGCCAGCAGTAATATAG GTGCTACACCTCATTTTTTGGATCCTCCGAAACAGGCAGTGGTTTGTGTTGGAGGAACTGCTCGACTCCACTGTGACTTCCGTAGTTCTGAGCCCGTAGCTTCATGCTGGATTCATAACAGAGATAAG GTTGTGTTGGAGGGACCTCGAATATTTGTGAAGAGCACAAACAGTAGCAGCACTCTGGTTCTCTCCAAGGTTCTGCCGGAAGATGCAGGAAGTTATTCCCTTTTTGTTCGAAACCGGGGAGGCACAGCTCACTGGACAATAACACTCTCTGTCATTG ATCGCCCAGACCCTCCAGCCTCATGTCCATTTGTGTCTCAGCTGACCCAAACGTCTCTGGTCCTGTCTTGGTCTGGGCCGTCCTACGATGGAGGTTCTGCCATCACAGGCTACGTGGTTGAGCTACAAAGACTAGGACAAACTGAACCCGAGGACTGGACTGAACTCGCTAACCATTGTCAGAACACCTCGTATTATGTCCATTCTGGTCTCGACCCGCAGGGGGAGTATCGTTTTAGAGTACGTGCCTGCAACGCAGCGGGAGTCAGCGATCCGAGTGAGGAATCGGACTGCATTAAGATGGAAACTGAAG ATGAACAACAACAGGAAGTGACGTCGTATGTGGATGTTGTGATTGACACCACACACAAAGTGAGGGATCATTACAGTGTCCATGAGAAACTAGGAGT GGGGAAGTTTGGGGAGGTGTTCAGGATAACCCATAAGCAGACGGGTCGGGTGTGTGCTGGTAAATTCTACCGGGCCCGGGTCTCCAAAGCGAAAGCAGCAGCTCGTAAAGAAATCAAGCTGATGGGCGAAGTGCATCATCCTAAGCTGGTGCAATGTCTTGCAGCCTACGACACTCCTTCAGAGATCGTCATGATTCTTGAGTA TATAGCAGGTGGTGAGCTGTTTGAACGGATCGTAGGTGACAATTTTGAGCACACCGAACCCAACAGTGTGAACTACATTCATCAGATTCTGGAAGGAATCCAGTACATCCATCGTAAACAAATCATTCACCTCGATCTGAAGCCAGAGAACATCGTCTGTGTCAACAGGACTGGAACCCTCATCAAGATAATTGACTTTGGATTGGCCTGCAAACTAG AGTCTGGGAAACCTCTGATGGTGTTGCACGGGACTGCAGAGTTTGTGGCCCCAGAATTGATCAATTATGAGGCCGTGGATCTGGCCACTGACATGTGGAGCATTGGTGTTATATGCTACATTCT ATTGAGTGGTGAGTCGCCATTCCAGGGCAGCAGCGAAGCAGAAACGCTTGCTCTGGTTACTGCGGCTCAGTGGGAATTTGATCCAGAGAGTTTTGAGGACATCTCAGATGAGGCTAAAGATTTCATAAGTGGCTTGTTGACAAAGGACAAGAG TTCACGACTATCCTGTGAGAAAGCTTTAGCTCATCCCTGGATGGCCTCGTTTGGCGACTCAAACCGTCGAATAACCAAATCCCTGAACAAAGACAAGATGAGGAAGTTCCTTGCCAGGCAGAAATGGAAG AAAACTGGTAAAGCCTTGCTCGCGCTAAAGAGGATGGATCTGTCCTGGAAATCTGATGGCGCATATTCTCCCTGCAGTTCTGTAGATG ATCGTGGTCTGGGAAAGGAGGCCGAACAAGCCGTAGAATCTCTGGAAAAGCACATGAGGCGTGAACCGCACTTTTTTCAAGCCCTGCATGACCTCACTGAGACCTCTGGAGCGACCGTGCACTTGGCCTGTACAATACGGG